A stretch of DNA from Methylomicrobium lacus LW14:
CCTGTCCCCGCAACGCCGTTCTCGATAAATGCTCTGAAAGACGAACGAATATCGCGTACCTTGTCGCTGGCGCAGAGCTCCGTGCCCAGCGACGACTGCCGGCAGCGGATATCGAGAAACAACTGTTGCTGATTGCCCATATCGATCTTCGAGACCGATAGGCTCAAATCGGAGTCGGCCTGAGGCTCTGCGGTCATCAGCAGTTTTTCGTTGTCGATGTCGGGAGGCGTCGTCGAGAAGGTGCGCACAAACTGGTGCGCACTTGCCCAGGCGTTTTCGCACTGCGTTGAACTGCCGCAAAGATACAGGCCCAGTTCGACAGCGGCCTTCATTTCCGCGGTTTTATCGCTCAATTCCTGCGGCGCTTCGGTATCGGAGTGAGTCAGGAATTTATAGCGCTCGATATCCGCTTCGAAAGCGGACCTGACTTGGCGTTTCTTGGCTTCCTGTTTCTCGATCTCCGCCTCGACCGTCTTGATCTGCGCTTTCGCTTTATCGATGTTACCGGTCAGCGGTGCAGGGATTTTTTCGCCGCTGCGTTCATGGCTCGCCGCGCGTTTAAGATGATTTTCCAGCTCGGTTTCTGCCCGGTTTTTATTCCCGTGCAGGAGTATGGTCTGCGAATCCATCGCGTGCATTTTTTTCTTCAGCG
This window harbors:
- a CDS encoding DUF4124 domain-containing protein; its protein translation is MQDRIVSISLLLFTVFGLTAGQAAHAKKMYRWVDENGKTFLSDQVPPEQVQHRREQLSEKGRVVQVTEKAKNPEQIALDRRLDALRKAQEDIIAKQKVNDKVLLSAFRNLNDMQEALKKKMHAMDSQTILLHGNKNRAETELENHLKRAASHERSGEKIPAPLTGNIDKAKAQIKTVEAEIEKQEAKKRQVRSAFEADIERYKFLTHSDTEAPQELSDKTAEMKAAVELGLYLCGSSTQCENAWASAHQFVRTFSTTPPDIDNEKLLMTAEPQADSDLSLSVSKIDMGNQQQLFLDIRCRQSSLGTELCASDKVRDIRSSFRAFIENGVAGTGAKQLTAQQ